From the Euphorbia lathyris chromosome 6, ddEupLath1.1, whole genome shotgun sequence genome, one window contains:
- the LOC136233191 gene encoding uncharacterized protein At4g00950, producing MGCDEFDSTFEPKLSLFSLPNKLKDSVTATATMIATPPVGILASVPFQWEEVPGKPRSSCYDVVRPKSKIVRCLDLPPRLLNEGSNNNKIPSPTTVLDGPYLDHPSTLSLFRSRSLSSTTSFSGFENMGKRGQKGSRASLFGSGRRKNKDISVVDFSSIVDDDTKVKIIRFTRKSSFFAFSSSTSYFLTNIYESLKQVAPWKRRQRTLEK from the exons ATGGGTTGTGATGAGTTCGATAGTACTTTTGAGCCTAAACTCTCCTTATTTTCGCTACCAAACAAGCTAAAAGACTCGgtaacagcaacagcaacaATGATAGCAACTCCGCCAGTTGGAATCTTAGCCTCGGTTCCTTTCCAATGGGAGGAAGTACCAGGTAAGCCAAGATCGAGCTGCTACGACGTTGTTCGCCCCAAATCCAAGATCGTTCGGTGCTTAGACTTGCCTCCACGGCTCTTAAATGAGggtagtaataataataagataCCGTCGCCTACTACTGTTTTAGATGGTCCTTATTTGGATCATCCGTCGACTCTCTCTTTGTTTCGCTCTCGGTCTTTGTCTTCAACCACGTCGTTTAGTGGATTTGAGAATATGGGTAAAAGAGGTCAGAAGGGAAGTAGGGCGAGTTTATTTGGTTCGGGTCGGAGGAAGAACAAAGATATCAGTGTCgttgacttttcttctattgttGACGATGATACCAAAGTGAAAATTATACGATTTACAAGGAAATCTAGCTTCTTCGCTTTCTCTTCCTCTACTTCATATTTTCTC ACAAACATTTATGAAAGCTTAAAGCAAGTCGCCCCATGGAAACGCAGACAGAGAACtctagaaaaataa